The Streptomyces sp. NL15-2K genome contains a region encoding:
- a CDS encoding lasso peptide biosynthesis protein: protein MVMNVSALLRSARAGKVFLESSRRNGGKFEFAPWPQAAAPRFGPVGRARSAVSGLRAVERLTVGFLDPVEDAIYLTVGLRRMGFPASFHLGREVAPAVPPAGFYAWVRCGGDVLSTSLPVKEEYVEIYRNAPEGEHSA, encoded by the coding sequence ATGGTGATGAATGTGTCGGCGCTGCTGCGATCGGCGCGCGCGGGAAAGGTGTTTCTGGAGTCCTCCCGGCGGAACGGCGGAAAATTCGAATTCGCCCCCTGGCCTCAGGCGGCCGCCCCGCGCTTCGGCCCGGTGGGACGGGCGCGGTCCGCCGTGTCCGGTCTGCGCGCCGTCGAGCGGTTGACGGTCGGCTTCCTGGATCCGGTGGAGGACGCGATCTACCTGACGGTCGGCCTGCGCCGGATGGGATTCCCCGCCTCGTTCCATCTCGGCAGGGAAGTGGCCCCGGCCGTACCGCCCGCGGGGTTCTACGCCTGGGTGCGGTGCGGCGGCGATGTCCTCAGCACCTCGCTCCCCGTGAAAGAGGAGTACGTCGAGATCTACCGGAACGCGCCGGAGGGTGAGCACAGTGCGTGA